In Pseudomonas poae, a single genomic region encodes these proteins:
- a CDS encoding ShlB/FhaC/HecB family hemolysin secretion/activation protein: protein MEHLFKSTLALCCLTLGALAQPALAEEAVAARRVDVNEYFVRGNTVLDAAAIEEAVYPFLGPQKTLDDIEGARDALQKIYQARGYQSVFVELPEQKVDDGIVYLQVSETKVGRVRVVGAKHYSPVEIRDEVPGLKEGAVPDFTTVQTQLAGLNRGAGRQVTPLVREGQRPGTMDVDLQVEDQNPWHASLGLNNDYSADTKELRSVATLGYDNLWQLGHSISLTYFTAPQDSNNAKVWSGSYSAPLDERWTLQFSGYQSDSNIATLGGSNVLGKGHSYGVSAIYSLPATEAWANSFSLGIDFKDFDEEMKFGSSSDQVPLKYAPFTLGYNGYRYTEQSQLGLGLNLVVGTRAFFGYGSDAEEFDYKRYKASASFAVLKGDLNYTYTFANDWQSATKTAFQLASGPLVSNEQYSAGGATSVRGYLAAESTGDEGYLLSQELRTPSLAKYLGSYVKEWRFYAFAEGARLRLHDPLPEQEDEYSLASVGLGTRASLSKWLSGSLDWGYPLLDGPNTQKQDSRLHFSVQATF from the coding sequence GTGGAGCATCTGTTCAAGTCAACGCTGGCGCTGTGCTGCCTGACGCTGGGGGCCTTGGCTCAACCCGCGTTGGCGGAAGAGGCCGTTGCGGCACGCCGGGTAGACGTCAATGAGTACTTCGTGCGCGGCAATACCGTGCTCGATGCGGCGGCGATTGAAGAAGCGGTGTACCCGTTTCTCGGCCCGCAAAAGACCTTGGATGATATCGAGGGTGCCCGTGACGCACTGCAAAAGATCTACCAGGCGCGTGGCTACCAGTCGGTGTTTGTCGAGTTGCCGGAGCAGAAGGTCGATGACGGCATCGTCTACCTGCAGGTCAGCGAAACCAAGGTCGGCCGGGTGCGTGTGGTGGGTGCCAAGCATTACTCGCCGGTAGAAATTCGCGATGAAGTACCGGGGCTCAAGGAGGGCGCGGTACCGGATTTCACCACGGTGCAAACCCAGCTCGCCGGGCTCAATCGCGGTGCCGGTCGCCAAGTCACGCCGCTGGTGCGAGAAGGCCAGCGCCCCGGCACCATGGACGTGGACTTGCAGGTGGAAGACCAGAACCCCTGGCACGCTAGCCTCGGTCTGAACAACGACTACAGTGCCGACACCAAAGAGCTGCGCTCGGTCGCAACCCTGGGCTACGACAACCTCTGGCAACTGGGCCACAGCATTTCCCTGACCTATTTCACGGCGCCCCAGGACAGCAACAACGCCAAGGTCTGGTCGGGCTCCTACAGTGCGCCGCTGGATGAGCGCTGGACCTTGCAGTTCTCCGGCTACCAGTCCGACAGCAACATCGCCACCCTCGGTGGCAGCAACGTGTTGGGCAAGGGCCATTCCTACGGCGTGTCGGCGATCTACAGCCTGCCGGCCACCGAAGCCTGGGCCAATTCGTTCTCATTAGGCATCGACTTCAAAGACTTCGATGAAGAGATGAAATTCGGCTCCAGCAGTGACCAGGTGCCTCTCAAATACGCACCGTTCACCCTCGGCTACAACGGCTATCGCTACACCGAGCAATCCCAGTTGGGCCTGGGCCTGAACCTGGTGGTAGGCACCCGCGCCTTCTTTGGCTACGGCAGCGACGCCGAAGAGTTCGACTACAAGCGCTACAAAGCCAGCGCCAGTTTTGCGGTGCTCAAGGGCGACCTGAATTACACCTACACCTTTGCCAACGATTGGCAGTCGGCAACCAAAACAGCGTTCCAGCTGGCCTCGGGACCACTGGTGTCCAACGAGCAATATTCCGCGGGCGGCGCCACCTCGGTACGCGGCTACCTGGCGGCGGAGAGCACCGGTGACGAGGGCTACTTGCTCTCCCAGGAACTGCGTACGCCGTCGCTGGCCAAGTACCTGGGCAGTTACGTGAAGGAGTGGCGCTTTTATGCGTTCGCCGAAGGTGCGCGCCTGCGTCTGCACGACCCACTGCCCGAGCAAGAAGACGAATACAGCCTGGCCAGTGTCGGCCTCGGCACCCGCGCCAGTTTGAGCAAATGGTTGTCCGGCAGCCTGGATTGGGGCTACCCGCT
- a CDS encoding transposase, translated as MERYSKVGMQELDQRLSKIVEAARKKPVSVYRYGAPWVWIVSQEDWQGALKEVSNYIPAGHSLVLLRPQIDEVIDQHRDALLAEPGMSIAPHTLVHILLLQLLYSVPSEQQLHEQLNYNLLFRWFVGLDLNQKVWSTHLLTRDIATLLNNPRAVQLIQKIIGEVFCGALLHMPEFSLNFALLHTWLARHSHLSTTNN; from the coding sequence ATGGAACGTTACTCGAAAGTCGGCATGCAGGAGCTCGACCAGCGCCTGTCGAAGATCGTCGAAGCCGCGCGCAAAAAGCCGGTTTCGGTGTACCGCTACGGCGCGCCGTGGGTATGGATCGTCTCCCAGGAAGACTGGCAAGGCGCCCTCAAGGAAGTCTCCAACTACATCCCCGCAGGCCATTCGCTGGTGTTGTTGCGCCCGCAGATCGACGAGGTCATCGACCAACATCGCGACGCGCTACTGGCCGAACCGGGCATGTCGATTGCGCCGCACACTCTGGTGCACATCCTGCTGCTGCAACTGCTGTATTCCGTACCCAGCGAACAGCAACTGCACGAACAGCTCAACTACAACCTGTTGTTCCGCTGGTTCGTCGGCCTGGACCTCAACCAGAAGGTCTGGAGCACCCACCTGCTGACCCGCGACATCGCCACGCTGCTGAACAACCCGCGTGCGGTGCAACTCATCCAGAAAATCATCGGTGAAGTGTTTTGTGGCGCCTTGCTGCACATGCCGGAGTTCTCGCTGAACTTCGCCTTGCTGCATACCTGGCTGGCCCGGCACAGCCATCTTTCGACCACCAACAATTGA